The following proteins are encoded in a genomic region of Corallococcus soli:
- a CDS encoding PH domain-containing protein: MAAAGLLWLGVLVYLLRFDGVPLKTFLSAAFFVLFFAVSVAYYGRTRIEVDSRGITCRGMVRTRRFSFADIRKLDVLPGPVTVYAIRGHKGFVHFTSFFRHHRYLATLLVERAGLSPLHG, from the coding sequence ATGGCGGCGGCGGGCCTGCTGTGGCTCGGAGTGCTCGTCTACCTGCTCCGCTTCGACGGCGTGCCGCTGAAGACGTTCCTGTCCGCGGCCTTCTTCGTCCTCTTCTTCGCGGTGTCCGTCGCCTACTACGGACGCACCCGCATCGAAGTGGACTCCCGGGGCATCACCTGTCGCGGCATGGTGCGCACGCGTCGCTTCTCCTTCGCGGACATCCGCAAGCTGGACGTGCTCCCCGGCCCGGTGACGGTCTACGCCATCCGGGGCCACAAGGGCTTCGTGCACTTCACCAGCTTCTTCCGCCACCACCGCTACCTGGCCACGCTCCTGGTGGAGCGCGCGGGCCTCTCCCCCCTGCACGGCTGA
- a CDS encoding FHA domain-containing protein, with amino-acid sequence MRFEFEHLGTPTPFELTEGQHLLGGGPEDQVHLEGLPPGLLTLRIESQRLMVQAVRSFTVNAVRVLPGVSRLVVPGEVLGLPDGMCLRVLAEPSAPERGVGTVAVLKGLLTDAESRPSRAASLTCLTGLDVGRCHALAEATTDIGRGDGVALRLRDRSVSRLHARIRREGQGFMLEDLGTPNGVLLNGVRLEAPGLLADGDVVELGRSLLRFQAAFDEAPEGGGPVLPVPPDDGGPGTLLPPGHEPRGPRSEAWLVAVGAVLALVGLLLTYVLTTAE; translated from the coding sequence ATGCGCTTCGAATTCGAGCACCTGGGCACACCCACCCCGTTCGAGCTGACCGAGGGCCAGCACCTGCTGGGAGGCGGCCCGGAGGACCAGGTCCACCTGGAGGGACTCCCGCCCGGGTTGTTGACCCTGCGCATCGAGTCCCAGCGGCTCATGGTGCAAGCGGTCCGCAGCTTCACGGTGAACGCGGTGCGCGTGCTGCCCGGGGTGTCGCGCCTGGTGGTGCCCGGCGAGGTGCTAGGCCTTCCGGACGGAATGTGCCTGCGCGTGCTCGCCGAGCCGAGCGCCCCCGAGCGCGGCGTGGGCACCGTCGCGGTGCTCAAGGGACTGCTGACGGACGCGGAGTCGCGTCCCTCCCGCGCCGCGAGCCTCACCTGCCTCACCGGGCTGGACGTGGGCCGCTGTCATGCGCTCGCGGAGGCGACCACGGACATCGGGCGGGGAGATGGGGTGGCCCTGCGACTGCGGGACCGCTCCGTGTCCCGGCTGCACGCGCGGATCCGCCGCGAGGGCCAGGGCTTCATGCTGGAGGACCTGGGCACGCCCAACGGCGTGCTGCTCAACGGCGTGCGCCTGGAGGCGCCCGGGCTCCTGGCGGATGGCGACGTCGTGGAGCTGGGGCGTTCCCTGCTGCGCTTCCAGGCGGCCTTCGACGAGGCTCCGGAGGGCGGCGGGCCCGTCCTGCCAGTGCCGCCGGACGACGGAGGCCCCGGGACGCTCCTGCCTCCCGGGCACGAGCCACGGGGCCCCCGTTCGGAGGCGTGGCTCGTCGCCGTGGGCGCGGTGCTGGCGCTGGTCGGGTTGCTCCTCACCTACGTGCTGACGACGGCGGAGTGA